In Blastopirellula sediminis, the following proteins share a genomic window:
- a CDS encoding FAD-dependent oxidoreductase, whose amino-acid sequence MPQKITIVIVGGVAGGASAATRARRMNESAEIILLEKDEHVSFANCGLPYYIGGEIAERQKLLVATAELLRTRFRIDVRANQECTKIDRGAKQLAVWDRLKQEDYELAYDKLILSPGASPLVPPMENADAPGVFTLRNLADADKIREHAVKTSARKAVVVGAGFIGLEMVEQFHRLELKVALAELQTQVLPPLDPEMSYPLEKALRDRDIQLYLGDGIAGIMTDERGNASGVKLQSGEAATGDLVVLGLGVRANVQLAKDAGLEIGATGGIAVNRFSQTSDPDIYAVGDAAEYPYGPTGKQQRVPLAGPANRAGRLAGEHAATGSSAEMPDVQGTAIVRAFDQAAGITGLSMKMARRLGFDPLSVTIAANHHAGYYPGAKQLALKLIFAKESGKILGAQCAGIEGVDKRIDVIATAMQMGATVRQLAGVDLCYAPPFGSAKDPVHMAAFSACNYLDGVDTFLESDADLEGRQVIDVRTPKEVSAKPLAGADHAVPIPVDELRQRLGELDPAKPTVVSCGVGIRAHAAARILRQNGFSDVQNLSGGALVREWAVAKRTTE is encoded by the coding sequence ATGCCCCAGAAAATCACGATCGTCATTGTCGGCGGAGTCGCCGGCGGCGCTTCGGCCGCCACTCGCGCTCGTCGGATGAACGAGTCGGCCGAGATCATCCTGCTGGAAAAGGACGAGCATGTCTCGTTCGCCAATTGCGGACTCCCTTACTACATTGGGGGCGAAATCGCGGAGCGGCAGAAGCTGTTGGTCGCAACGGCCGAACTGCTCCGCACGCGGTTTCGCATCGACGTCCGCGCCAATCAAGAGTGCACCAAGATCGATCGCGGCGCCAAGCAGCTGGCGGTTTGGGATCGCTTGAAGCAGGAAGACTACGAGCTGGCGTACGACAAGCTGATTCTTTCGCCGGGCGCCTCGCCGCTGGTTCCGCCGATGGAAAACGCCGACGCTCCCGGCGTGTTCACCTTGCGCAATCTGGCTGACGCCGACAAGATTCGCGAACATGCGGTCAAGACTTCGGCCCGCAAAGCGGTGGTCGTCGGCGCCGGATTCATCGGCTTGGAGATGGTCGAGCAGTTCCACCGCTTGGAGCTGAAAGTCGCGTTGGCCGAACTGCAAACGCAAGTCTTGCCGCCGCTTGATCCGGAGATGTCGTACCCGCTGGAGAAGGCGCTCCGCGATCGAGACATTCAGCTTTACCTGGGGGACGGCATCGCCGGCATCATGACCGACGAGCGAGGAAACGCGTCTGGCGTCAAACTGCAAAGCGGCGAAGCGGCTACCGGCGACCTGGTGGTGCTGGGACTGGGCGTTCGCGCCAATGTGCAACTCGCGAAAGATGCGGGCCTGGAGATTGGCGCCACCGGCGGCATTGCGGTCAATCGCTTCTCGCAAACGTCCGATCCCGATATCTACGCCGTCGGGGATGCGGCCGAATATCCGTATGGCCCGACCGGCAAGCAGCAGCGGGTTCCGCTCGCGGGACCGGCGAATCGCGCTGGTCGCTTGGCTGGCGAACATGCGGCGACCGGCAGCTCGGCCGAGATGCCCGACGTGCAAGGAACCGCGATCGTCCGCGCGTTTGATCAAGCGGCAGGGATCACCGGGCTGAGCATGAAGATGGCTCGACGACTCGGCTTTGATCCGCTGAGCGTCACGATCGCCGCCAACCATCACGCCGGCTACTATCCTGGCGCCAAGCAGCTGGCGCTGAAATTGATCTTCGCCAAAGAGAGTGGGAAGATCCTGGGGGCGCAGTGCGCCGGCATCGAAGGGGTCGACAAACGGATTGACGTGATCGCCACCGCAATGCAAATGGGGGCGACTGTTCGTCAGCTGGCCGGCGTCGATCTTTGCTACGCTCCGCCGTTTGGCTCGGCGAAGGATCCGGTTCATATGGCGGCGTTTTCGGCCTGCAACTATCTGGACGGTGTCGACACCTTCCTGGAAAGCGACGCTGATCTGGAAGGTCGCCAGGTGATTGACGTTCGAACCCCGAAGGAAGTGAGCGCCAAACCGCTGGCGGGGGCCGACCATGCCGTCCCGATTCCGGTCGACGAACTGCGGCAACGACTAGGGGAACTCGATCCGGCGAAACCGACCGTCGTATCGTGCGGCGTTGGCATTCGTGCCCATGCGGCGGCCCGTATCTTGCGGCAAAACGGATTTTCCGACGTGCAGAACTTGTCCGGCGGCGCCTTGGTGCGGGAGTGGGCCGTCGCGAAACGAACTACCGAGTAA
- the glnD gene encoding [protein-PII] uridylyltransferase translates to MNSAIRLRPSVLKAKETLAKGREKLRLQHDQGSPGVQVCTRLTDLFDQVVLDLFEAALVDLGEDGPDGLASKITLVPHGGYGRRDVAPYSDVDLMILHHPKAFPRAAELAKRMVQDMSDVGLVLGHSLRTPSQAIGLGLSDATIFTSLAENRYLTGSVSLFRTFADQLRNRACRRFRSLFYGILQARHAERVQYGDAVYLLEPNLKRSRGGLRGIQLVRWLGFARCGEVEIDSLSLLGLLSDRDRQILRNARNFFLQIRNEMHFHAGKSNDQLDRGEQLRLADRYGYVGTKGMLPVEQFMQQYFLHSSGVRSVVSNFIETIRPRSIFYHTLAPLMTHRVDRDIYVGPSVISTSKRWKTEKSGQISEILRLMDLANLYDRWIDHPTWESVRLRMQTIGEIQLDDEGRKRFLSIMSQPPRLGELLSRLNELGVLEKIIPGMSHAKGLLQFNQYHKYTVDVHCIETVRCATKFQDRDDALGEAYRSLRSKRILHLALLIHDLGKGFEEDHSDVGARYALETAAKLQLTPREAESLRYLVQNHLVMSHLAFRRDTTDKELVVRFAVDVGSPELLKMLFVMTCADFDGVGPGVLNDWKVRVLAELYRAAMGHLGVELAGESSTRSRNKRQRLEQLAQKQENQAWFQRQLEALPASYLKETPAEQIIAELSQLQKLPADDAFVSTTYLADRDVVEITVGTHEQTVPGVFHRIAGAVSSLRMSILSAEINTLDGGLVLDRFFVVDQESSGAPAAERMGDLATKIKNMVLDKNDAPPNFRARWTSKATRTAAHVQVLPTQVKIDNDTSEIYTIIEIFAHNRVGLLYAIAREIFQLGLSVAIAKIATHLDQVVDVFYVADEKGRKIEDEGRLQEISRRLGEAVDEFRAQND, encoded by the coding sequence ATGAATTCAGCGATCCGCCTGCGACCCAGCGTTCTGAAAGCCAAAGAAACGCTGGCCAAAGGCCGCGAGAAACTTCGCCTGCAACATGATCAAGGTTCGCCCGGCGTGCAGGTCTGCACCCGGCTGACCGATCTGTTCGACCAGGTCGTTCTCGATTTGTTCGAAGCGGCGCTGGTCGATTTGGGGGAAGATGGTCCGGACGGTTTGGCGTCGAAGATCACGCTCGTCCCGCACGGCGGATATGGGCGGCGCGATGTGGCGCCTTATTCCGACGTCGACCTGATGATCCTGCATCATCCGAAAGCCTTTCCGCGTGCGGCCGAGCTGGCGAAGCGGATGGTGCAAGACATGTCGGACGTCGGGCTCGTACTGGGGCATAGTTTGCGAACGCCGAGCCAGGCGATCGGTCTTGGCTTGTCAGACGCGACGATTTTTACCTCGCTGGCCGAGAACCGTTATCTGACCGGGAGCGTATCGCTCTTCCGCACGTTCGCCGATCAGCTGCGCAATCGCGCTTGTCGCCGCTTCCGTTCGTTGTTCTATGGAATCCTGCAGGCTCGGCATGCCGAACGAGTGCAGTACGGCGACGCCGTTTACTTGCTGGAACCGAACCTGAAACGCTCTCGCGGCGGCCTGCGTGGAATTCAGCTGGTGCGTTGGCTGGGGTTCGCACGCTGCGGCGAAGTCGAAATCGATTCGCTCAGTTTGCTCGGCTTGCTCTCGGATCGCGATCGCCAGATTCTGCGCAACGCGCGAAACTTCTTTCTGCAGATTCGCAACGAGATGCACTTTCACGCCGGCAAATCGAACGATCAGCTCGACCGAGGCGAACAGCTTCGTCTGGCCGATCGATACGGCTACGTCGGGACGAAGGGGATGTTGCCGGTCGAACAGTTCATGCAACAGTACTTCCTGCATTCGAGCGGCGTCCGGAGCGTCGTCAGCAACTTTATCGAAACGATTCGTCCCCGTTCGATCTTCTACCACACGCTCGCGCCGCTGATGACGCACCGCGTCGATCGCGACATTTATGTCGGTCCGTCGGTGATCAGCACCTCGAAGCGTTGGAAAACGGAGAAGAGCGGTCAGATCTCTGAGATCTTGCGGTTGATGGACTTGGCCAACTTGTACGATCGTTGGATTGATCATCCGACGTGGGAATCGGTCCGGTTACGGATGCAGACGATCGGCGAGATTCAGCTCGACGACGAGGGACGCAAGCGGTTTCTCTCGATCATGTCGCAGCCGCCTCGTTTGGGCGAGTTGCTCAGCCGCTTGAATGAGCTCGGCGTACTTGAGAAGATTATCCCCGGCATGTCGCACGCGAAAGGGCTGCTCCAGTTCAATCAATATCACAAGTACACCGTCGACGTTCACTGCATCGAGACGGTTCGCTGTGCGACGAAGTTCCAGGATCGTGATGACGCGCTCGGCGAAGCGTATCGCTCGCTCCGCTCCAAGCGGATCCTGCATTTGGCGCTCCTGATTCATGACCTGGGAAAAGGTTTTGAAGAAGACCACAGCGACGTCGGCGCTCGTTACGCGCTGGAGACCGCCGCCAAACTGCAACTGACGCCGCGCGAAGCGGAGTCGCTCCGTTACCTGGTGCAAAACCATCTTGTCATGTCTCACTTGGCGTTTCGTCGTGATACGACTGACAAGGAATTGGTCGTCCGGTTTGCGGTCGACGTCGGTTCGCCGGAACTGCTGAAGATGCTCTTCGTGATGACCTGCGCCGACTTCGACGGCGTTGGGCCGGGCGTCTTGAACGACTGGAAGGTCCGCGTATTGGCGGAACTCTATCGCGCGGCGATGGGGCACTTGGGAGTGGAGCTGGCAGGGGAGTCGTCGACCCGTTCACGCAACAAGCGCCAACGGCTCGAACAACTCGCGCAGAAGCAGGAGAATCAGGCTTGGTTTCAGCGACAGCTTGAGGCGCTGCCGGCAAGTTACTTGAAAGAGACCCCAGCCGAGCAGATCATCGCGGAGTTGTCGCAACTGCAAAAGCTGCCGGCCGACGACGCCTTCGTCAGCACGACGTATCTCGCGGATCGCGATGTGGTGGAGATCACCGTCGGCACCCATGAACAAACCGTTCCCGGCGTCTTTCATCGGATCGCCGGCGCCGTTAGCAGTTTGCGGATGAGCATTCTTTCGGCCGAGATTAACACGCTCGACGGCGGCCTGGTGCTTGATCGCTTCTTCGTCGTGGATCAAGAGTCGAGCGGCGCTCCGGCCGCCGAGCGGATGGGCGACCTGGCGACGAAGATCAAAAACATGGTGCTCGATAAAAACGACGCGCCTCCCAACTTCCGCGCTCGCTGGACCAGCAAAGCGACCCGAACCGCCGCTCACGTGCAAGTCTTGCCGACCCAGGTCAAAATCGACAACGATACGTCCGAGATCTATACGATTATCGAAATCTTTGCTCACAACCGGGTCGGTCTCCTCTACGCAATTGCGAGGGAGATTTTCCAGCTAGGGCTCAGTGTGGCGATCGCCAAAATCGCCACCCACTTGGATCAAGTGGTCGACGTCTTCTACGTCGCTGACGAGAAGGGACGCAAGATCGAGGACGAAGGGCGATTGCAAGAGATCAGTCGCCGCCTGGGAGAAGCGGTCGACGAGTTCCGCGCTCAGAACGACTAG
- a CDS encoding DUF1570 domain-containing protein: MLIRTLSLLLLLGWGTILAAAESDTLTLSDGRTLQGIILAQQDDGVDFLEIVQPAGKPTFGVVRNYPKNEIRAIAKADEAARPQLIQRVERLRNRLQIEAENRETIQIKPVKQDGVDYRIVSAEGYDFYSRLDESLTRRLAVRMDQASQAFQHMIPPRRDSDVRLRIIVFDDMREYADYTATFGATVRNPAIFLPQERLILVGTDFRRLQSQAKQAAQEHQRQTAWWETLRRELPARLDAYRKELAAAKIKPEEIEQEVSVRREAFQRQRQEALTRIRAVERTNADALEKAIEDTTRQIYHEAFHAYLECFVFPVADYDVPIWLNEGLAQLFEHGQLEEDSFRIDAPPSDLVAELKQRLASTDRPLLAELLERDSAAFVLTMSPHREQLDYALAWGLAWRLVFEERLFEGNRLEQMVTGGTSRRQRLENLLGKSLDQFEPQWREYVENLPDR; this comes from the coding sequence GTGCTGATCCGAACTCTATCGCTCTTGCTGCTCCTCGGCTGGGGGACCATCCTCGCCGCGGCCGAGAGCGATACGCTAACGCTGAGCGACGGCCGAACGCTGCAAGGAATCATCCTGGCGCAACAGGATGACGGCGTCGACTTTCTGGAGATCGTGCAACCGGCCGGCAAACCGACGTTCGGCGTCGTCCGCAACTATCCGAAGAACGAGATTCGCGCGATCGCCAAAGCGGACGAAGCGGCTCGCCCTCAATTGATCCAACGCGTCGAACGGCTCCGCAATCGTCTGCAAATCGAAGCGGAGAATCGCGAGACGATTCAGATAAAGCCGGTCAAGCAGGATGGCGTCGACTATCGAATCGTTTCGGCGGAAGGCTACGACTTTTACAGCCGACTCGACGAATCGCTGACGCGCCGCCTGGCGGTTCGCATGGATCAAGCGTCGCAGGCGTTTCAGCACATGATTCCTCCCCGCCGGGACAGCGATGTGCGACTGCGGATCATCGTCTTCGACGACATGCGCGAGTACGCCGACTACACGGCCACCTTTGGCGCGACGGTCCGCAATCCGGCGATCTTCCTTCCGCAGGAACGACTCATCCTGGTTGGAACCGACTTTCGCAGGCTCCAAAGCCAGGCGAAGCAAGCCGCGCAAGAGCATCAGCGACAGACGGCCTGGTGGGAAACGCTCCGACGCGAATTGCCGGCGCGGCTTGACGCCTATCGCAAAGAATTGGCTGCCGCGAAGATCAAGCCGGAAGAGATCGAACAGGAAGTCTCGGTCCGCCGCGAAGCGTTCCAGCGCCAACGCCAGGAAGCGCTGACCCGCATTCGCGCCGTCGAACGGACGAACGCCGATGCGTTGGAAAAAGCGATTGAAGATACGACGCGGCAGATTTATCACGAAGCGTTTCACGCCTACCTCGAGTGCTTCGTCTTTCCGGTGGCCGACTACGACGTGCCGATCTGGCTGAACGAAGGACTCGCGCAGCTGTTTGAACATGGCCAGTTGGAAGAAGACTCGTTTCGCATCGACGCTCCTCCGTCCGATCTGGTCGCTGAACTAAAGCAACGCTTGGCGTCGACCGATCGTCCGCTGTTGGCCGAACTGCTGGAACGAGATAGCGCAGCCTTCGTGCTGACGATGTCGCCGCACCGCGAGCAGCTCGACTACGCATTGGCCTGGGGGCTGGCTTGGCGGCTGGTGTTCGAAGAGCGGCTGTTCGAAGGCAACCGATTGGAGCAGATGGTCACCGGCGGCACTAGCCGACGACAGCGGCTAGAGAATCTGCTGGGTAAGTCGCTCGATCAGTTTGAGCCCCAGTGGCGCGAGTACGTTGAGAATTTGCCTGATCGGTAG